A section of the Bacteroidales bacterium genome encodes:
- a CDS encoding chloride channel protein: MSYFSTIRFLEGRKKLFQGKNLVFILSIVIGIIAGFAAVLLKTSVHYIEHFLRNTSEIEEQDWLYLGIPLVGILITVLYIKFFVKDDIGHGVSKVLYAISKRYSKIKKHNMYSSIVACTFTGGFGGSVGMEAPILYTGAAIGSNIGQIFNLPYKTLTLLIGCGVAGAMSAIFKAPIAGMIFALEVLMLDLTAFSIIPLLTTTVTGAIVSMLLLGEKIEFYFTIRDPVNYKNIPFYILLGIFTGFISLYFVRMNSFIEKIFNEFHNPLKKAIFGGIAVSILIFLFPPLYGEGYTAMKSILSGNTQELFNNSLFYSYSNDFIYFLLFLLALIFFKVIAMSATTGSGGIGGVFAPSLFVGGVTGFAFSKFLNTLSISWINLSESNFTLVGMAGLIAGVVYAPLTAIFLIAEITGGYQLFIPLIITSSISFITMRFFEKYSIYTKKLAQQGNLITHDKDKAVLSFLKIEDVLETNFLVVKENATLGELVKIIAHSKRNIFPVINNEDKFSGYVLLDDVREIMFDNEKYNEVFVKDIMMQPPDIVAMDDNMEQVMQKFKDQSIWNLPVIDNGKYIGFISRSNLFNIYRKKLLEFFADN, from the coding sequence ATGTCATACTTTTCCACAATACGATTTCTGGAGGGAAGAAAAAAATTATTTCAGGGAAAAAATCTTGTTTTCATCCTCAGTATAGTTATAGGCATAATTGCAGGATTTGCTGCGGTGTTGCTTAAAACTTCGGTTCATTATATTGAACATTTTCTTAGAAATACATCAGAAATTGAAGAACAGGACTGGCTTTATCTTGGAATCCCGCTTGTCGGAATTTTGATTACGGTTTTATATATCAAATTTTTTGTGAAAGATGATATTGGCCATGGTGTGTCGAAAGTTTTGTATGCAATTTCAAAACGCTACAGCAAAATAAAAAAACACAACATGTATTCTTCCATTGTAGCTTGTACATTTACCGGCGGTTTTGGAGGTTCTGTAGGAATGGAAGCGCCCATCCTTTATACCGGCGCTGCAATAGGTTCGAATATCGGACAGATTTTTAACCTGCCATACAAAACTCTTACATTGCTTATTGGATGCGGTGTTGCAGGTGCCATGTCGGCAATTTTTAAAGCTCCAATTGCCGGTATGATATTCGCGCTGGAAGTCCTGATGCTTGATCTTACTGCATTTTCAATTATTCCATTACTTACAACTACTGTTACCGGAGCAATTGTAAGTATGTTATTGCTTGGTGAAAAAATAGAATTTTATTTTACTATACGCGATCCGGTTAATTATAAAAATATTCCTTTTTATATTTTGTTAGGAATATTCACTGGTTTCATTTCGTTATATTTTGTCAGGATGAATTCTTTTATTGAAAAAATTTTCAATGAATTTCATAACCCTTTAAAAAAAGCTATTTTTGGTGGAATTGCAGTCAGTATATTGATTTTTTTATTTCCTCCTCTTTATGGTGAAGGCTATACTGCAATGAAATCGATACTTAGCGGTAATACTCAGGAATTATTTAATAACAGTTTATTTTATTCATACAGTAACGACTTTATTTATTTTTTACTTTTCCTTTTGGCATTAATATTTTTTAAAGTTATTGCTATGTCAGCAACTACCGGAAGCGGAGGTATTGGAGGTGTATTTGCACCAAGTTTATTTGTAGGAGGAGTAACCGGTTTTGCTTTTTCAAAGTTTCTAAACACACTATCTATTTCGTGGATTAATCTTTCAGAAAGTAATTTCACACTTGTAGGAATGGCAGGACTTATAGCCGGAGTGGTATATGCTCCGCTAACTGCGATATTCCTTATAGCAGAGATCACGGGTGGGTATCAATTATTTATCCCGTTAATTATTACTTCTTCAATCTCGTTCATTACGATGAGGTTTTTTGAAAAATATTCTATCTATACTAAAAAACTTGCACAGCAGGGAAACCTTATCACGCATGATAAAGACAAAGCAGTATTAAGCTTTTTAAAAATAGAAGATGTGCTGGAAACAAATTTTTTAGTAGTGAAAGAAAATGCAACCTTAGGTGAATTGGTTAAAATCATTGCTCATTCAAAACGTAATATTTTCCCGGTTATCAATAACGAAGATAAATTTTCCGGTTATGTGTTGCTTGATGATGTTAGGGAAATAATGTTCGATAATGAAAAGTATAACGAGGTTTTTGTAAAAGATATAATGATGCAACCTCCAGACATTGTTGCGATGGATGATAATATGGAACAGGTTATGCAAAAATTCAAAGACCAAAGTATATGGAACCTTCCTGTAATTGATAATGGAAAATATATCGGTTTTATTTCCCGTTCCAATCTGTTTAATATTTATAGAAAAAAATTACTGGAATTTTTTGCTGATAATTAG
- a CDS encoding pitrilysin family protein — translation MINFEKFTLTNGLRVIVHRDTSTPIVAMNILYDVGARDEHPERTGFAHLFEHLMFGGSVNIPKYDEPLQKVGGENNAFTNNDITNYYLTFPKQNIETAFWLESDRMLSLAFSKKSLDVQRNVVSEEFKQSFLNQPYGDVWLLLKPLAYKVHPYQWNTIGKDISHIQNATMKNVKDFFKKFYCPNNAIMVIAGDVNTKEIKQLSEKWFGPIPKGPKNNRKLPVEPEQRKARRLTVTRNVPYDTIYKAYHCCAKSDKEFYATDLLSDILSNGRSSRLFRELLMKKRMFCEINAYLTGDIDKGLFIVTGDLIKGIKMEDAEKAIQEELDKIQQYIEDKELEKVKNKIESSLMFSEMNVLNKATNLAFAELMGDAGIINSEIKNYRAVTKEQIMGEAKKIFRKTNCSTLYYYAKK, via the coding sequence ATGATAAATTTTGAAAAATTCACTCTCACTAATGGTCTTAGGGTCATAGTTCACCGCGATACTTCCACTCCAATTGTTGCCATGAACATACTTTACGATGTTGGCGCACGCGACGAACATCCTGAACGTACCGGTTTTGCACACTTGTTTGAACATCTTATGTTTGGCGGCTCTGTGAATATTCCCAAATACGATGAGCCTTTACAAAAAGTTGGCGGAGAAAATAATGCATTCACCAATAACGACATCACTAATTATTATCTTACTTTTCCTAAACAAAATATTGAAACGGCTTTCTGGCTTGAATCGGACAGGATGCTAAGTCTTGCCTTCTCAAAGAAAAGCCTTGATGTTCAGCGTAACGTTGTTTCCGAAGAATTTAAACAAAGTTTTCTTAATCAACCTTATGGTGATGTGTGGTTATTGTTAAAACCGCTGGCATATAAGGTTCACCCGTATCAATGGAATACCATCGGCAAAGATATTTCGCATATCCAAAATGCGACCATGAAGAATGTAAAAGATTTTTTCAAAAAATTTTATTGTCCGAATAACGCAATAATGGTCATTGCCGGCGATGTAAACACAAAAGAAATAAAACAACTTTCAGAAAAATGGTTTGGTCCTATACCTAAAGGTCCTAAAAACAACCGGAAACTTCCTGTTGAACCGGAACAAAGGAAAGCACGCCGGCTTACTGTAACACGTAATGTTCCTTACGATACCATATATAAAGCATATCATTGTTGCGCCAAAAGCGATAAAGAATTTTATGCAACCGACCTGCTCTCGGATATACTTTCCAATGGTCGCTCTTCACGATTATTTCGCGAACTACTGATGAAAAAAAGAATGTTCTGTGAAATCAATGCGTACCTTACCGGCGATATAGATAAAGGATTATTTATAGTTACGGGTGATCTGATAAAAGGAATTAAAATGGAAGATGCTGAAAAAGCTATACAGGAAGAACTCGATAAAATACAGCAATATATTGAAGATAAAGAACTGGAAAAAGTAAAAAATAAAATTGAATCCTCATTGATGTTTTCCGAAATGAACGTGCTGAATAAAGCGACCAACCTGGCGTTTGCCGAATTGATGGGCGATGCGGGAATAATTAATTCCGAAATAAAAAATTACAGGGCGGTAACAAAAGAACAAATCATGGGGGAAGCAAAAAAAATATTCAGGAAAACCAATTGTTCAACATTATATTACTACGCAAAAAAATAA
- a CDS encoding pitrilysin family protein, which yields MKTTINRTIQPKIKSVEQVSLPKPIISELDNGIKVYAFDAGTEEVIKIEFVVEAGSWYQDKKLQAFSTIKMLTEGTKNHTAAELAEIFDFYGAYVETESERDYTYITLYTLNKNVEKLLPVFAEIIKEPVFPKKELSVLLTNTKQDQMVSMQKVSYVARIKFAEQLYGSSHPYGISPKPEDYRKITTDDLMQFYKKYYVPENIRIVISGKIQKNIIELLNTHFGKSKNTSGKKKITKLFPVEPAKEKKQIILQQNALQSGLRLGKILFSRNHPDFIGMNILSTILGGYFGSRLMTNIREDKGYTYGIGSAIISMRHSGYIFIASDVSANCREKAVDEIYKEIERLRKEPVPQKELELVKNYMAGTFLRKIDGPFAIAERFISTLDYGLDFNEYFTNYINTIKSITSEEIIKLASRHLQNNSFFETICGK from the coding sequence ATGAAGACGACAATTAACCGAACCATACAGCCAAAAATAAAATCAGTTGAACAGGTATCCCTTCCCAAGCCTATTATTTCTGAACTCGATAATGGGATAAAAGTATATGCTTTTGATGCAGGTACCGAGGAAGTAATTAAAATTGAATTTGTAGTCGAAGCCGGTTCATGGTACCAGGATAAAAAACTTCAGGCTTTTTCAACAATTAAAATGCTCACCGAAGGAACAAAAAATCATACCGCAGCAGAATTGGCTGAAATTTTTGATTTCTATGGAGCCTATGTTGAAACCGAATCGGAACGCGATTATACCTATATCACTCTTTATACTTTAAATAAAAATGTTGAAAAACTTTTACCTGTATTTGCCGAAATCATTAAAGAACCGGTATTCCCCAAAAAAGAACTTTCTGTATTATTGACCAATACCAAACAAGATCAAATGGTTTCCATGCAAAAAGTAAGTTACGTTGCAAGAATAAAATTTGCCGAACAACTTTACGGAAGTTCTCATCCATACGGTATAAGCCCGAAACCTGAAGATTACAGAAAAATTACTACTGATGATTTGATGCAGTTCTATAAAAAATATTATGTTCCTGAAAATATACGAATAGTCATTTCAGGAAAAATTCAAAAAAATATTATAGAACTTTTAAATACACACTTTGGTAAATCAAAAAACACATCGGGTAAAAAAAAGATTACAAAGTTGTTCCCTGTTGAACCTGCAAAAGAAAAAAAACAAATCATACTACAGCAAAATGCATTGCAATCGGGTTTACGTTTAGGAAAAATCCTTTTTTCTCGCAATCATCCCGATTTTATAGGTATGAATATTCTATCCACCATATTGGGTGGCTATTTCGGCTCCAGGCTTATGACAAACATAAGGGAAGACAAAGGATATACCTATGGTATTGGATCAGCAATAATATCCATGAGGCATAGCGGGTATATTTTTATTGCTTCTGATGTAAGCGCCAATTGCCGGGAGAAAGCAGTTGATGAAATTTATAAAGAAATAGAAAGGTTACGTAAAGAACCCGTTCCTCAAAAAGAACTCGAACTGGTTAAAAATTATATGGCCGGAACATTTTTACGAAAAATTGATGGTCCTTTTGCTATTGCTGAACGGTTTATTTCCACTTTAGATTATGGTTTGGACTTTAATGAATACTTTACCAACTATATTAATACCATAAAGAGCATTACATCAGAAGAAATTATTAAACTGGCATCCAGACATTTACAGAATAATTCGTTTTTTGAAACCATTTGTGGAAAATAA
- a CDS encoding gliding motility-associated C-terminal domain-containing protein, translated as MKPIKFIFSFIFFLHFMSVIASGNNERFISLINEKIVLDCPGFRCVSVNQTGDVTLSWVPPADPSNTFNSYHIFSSTNINGPYTEIDSIFNYHITSYTHVGANANNHTLYYFLETRSDSSISLPSDTLQTIYLSVVNSMTGTAELIWNPIHDPDLSTSTGWYHIYREYPTGIWNLIDSTQLLKYSDTVNFCNTLLNYYVGISDESGCISTSNIDGDLFQDINAPSTPNIDSVSVNPASGNSVIGWNASPSGDTEGYIIYENENGIWVPIDTVMGGTVTYYENNLPNWSDPSSSSLSYSVASFDSCKNTSPISNFQNTILLSNRLDICGGEISLNWSSYINMPNNVNGYKIYVKENNGSFTLAGINSSSTSSFIYSPINPFSVYVFYVQAFNSDNTITSSSNPDTVFAYSPDLPQFVYLQHASVKNNSYVELKILIDTSGYTSNCKILRADSTGIYNEIGNVSPSSNSNIILYNDMTAMVNEQSYCYKVILTDSCGNELMESNPGCTILLSAIAEKNMINTLTWNEYSEWLGNVSEYNIYRSVNDVWGTNPIATLSPGTTSYSEDVSSYISSNGNFKYYIEALEGTGNPYLCTDSSFSNVAEATQPPLFFIPNAFAPNGYNKIFIPQTVFVDAQDYQFTVYNRWGQIVFETTDLHTGWDGTFEGELLPLGVYVYHFQYKNSEGNTIEKRGTVTLIR; from the coding sequence ATGAAGCCAATAAAATTTATTTTTTCTTTTATATTTTTTCTGCATTTCATGTCTGTTATTGCTTCAGGTAATAACGAAAGATTTATTTCATTAATAAATGAAAAAATTGTTTTGGATTGTCCAGGTTTCAGGTGTGTATCCGTTAATCAAACCGGCGATGTAACGCTCTCATGGGTTCCTCCTGCTGACCCTTCAAATACCTTTAACAGTTATCATATTTTTTCATCAACAAATATAAACGGACCTTATACCGAAATCGACAGTATATTTAATTATCATATTACCTCTTACACTCACGTTGGAGCTAATGCAAATAATCATACTTTGTATTATTTTTTAGAAACGCGTTCCGACAGTTCAATTTCATTGCCTTCCGATACATTGCAAACCATTTATTTAAGTGTTGTCAATTCGATGACAGGTACAGCTGAATTAATATGGAACCCAATTCACGACCCTGATTTATCTACATCAACCGGATGGTACCATATTTACAGGGAATATCCTACCGGAATATGGAATCTGATTGACTCAACACAGTTGCTGAAATATTCCGATACTGTAAATTTCTGTAATACATTATTAAATTATTACGTAGGTATTTCTGATGAATCGGGATGTATCTCCACGTCAAATATCGATGGCGACCTGTTCCAGGATATCAATGCTCCATCCACACCTAATATTGATTCCGTCAGTGTCAACCCGGCTTCCGGAAATTCTGTTATCGGCTGGAATGCTTCACCATCAGGCGATACAGAAGGTTATATTATTTATGAAAATGAAAATGGAATATGGGTTCCCATTGATACGGTCATGGGCGGAACAGTAACATATTATGAAAACAATTTACCAAACTGGTCAGATCCTTCATCATCTTCTCTTTCATATAGCGTTGCTTCGTTCGATAGTTGTAAGAACACAAGCCCGATCAGTAATTTTCAAAATACCATATTACTTTCAAACCGATTGGATATTTGCGGCGGTGAAATTTCGTTAAACTGGTCATCATATATTAATATGCCAAACAATGTAAATGGATATAAAATTTATGTTAAAGAAAATAACGGGTCTTTCACCCTTGCAGGAATAAACTCTTCATCAACATCATCATTTATTTATTCACCTATTAATCCATTCTCGGTATACGTATTTTATGTACAGGCATTCAATAGTGATAATACAATAACTTCTTCCTCCAATCCGGACACAGTTTTTGCTTATTCGCCAGACTTACCACAGTTCGTCTATCTTCAACATGCCAGTGTAAAAAATAATAGTTATGTTGAACTGAAAATATTGATTGACACTTCAGGTTATACTTCAAATTGTAAAATATTAAGAGCTGACAGTACCGGAATTTACAATGAAATAGGCAATGTCAGTCCTTCCTCCAATTCGAATATTATTTTGTACAACGATATGACAGCAATGGTGAACGAACAAAGTTATTGCTATAAAGTTATTCTTACTGACAGTTGTGGAAACGAACTAATGGAAAGCAACCCGGGATGTACAATTTTACTTTCAGCTATAGCAGAAAAAAACATGATCAATACTTTGACCTGGAACGAATATTCGGAATGGCTCGGAAACGTTAGCGAATACAATATATACCGTTCTGTTAATGATGTATGGGGCACCAATCCTATAGCCACACTTTCGCCCGGAACAACATCATATTCTGAAGATGTTTCATCATACATTTCTTCAAACGGAAATTTTAAATATTACATCGAAGCCCTTGAAGGTACCGGAAACCCTTACCTATGCACCGATAGCAGCTTTTCAAATGTAGCTGAAGCAACACAGCCTCCACTCTTCTTTATTCCCAATGCATTTGCACCAAACGGGTATAATAAAATTTTTATTCCTCAAACTGTTTTTGTTGATGCACAGGATTATCAGTTCACCGTTTACAACCGATGGGGACAAATTGTTTTTGAAACTACTGATTTGCATACCGGATGGGATGGCACTTTTGAAGGTGAATTATTACCGCTGGGTGTTTATGTTTATCATTTTCAGTATAAAAATTCCGAAGGAAACACTATCGAAAAGCGCGGTACTGTTACTCTTATAAGATAA